In Bradyrhizobium sp. CCBAU 051011, the following are encoded in one genomic region:
- a CDS encoding GFA family protein produces MVNITGGCHCGAIRYEIAGELIVHALCHCTDCRRHAGAPLVGWTMYPENALKVTKGAPKLYESSEHGRRQFCADCGTGLFYTNANILPGIVDIQSGTYDDPNAVPAMMHIQTAERLRWMERAHELPTFERYPPQT; encoded by the coding sequence ATGGTCAACATCACCGGCGGCTGTCATTGTGGCGCCATCCGTTACGAGATCGCGGGCGAACTCATCGTTCATGCGCTGTGTCACTGCACCGATTGCAGGCGTCATGCCGGCGCTCCGCTGGTCGGCTGGACCATGTATCCGGAGAACGCGCTCAAGGTGACGAAGGGCGCACCGAAGCTCTACGAGTCCTCCGAACATGGCCGGCGGCAATTCTGCGCCGACTGCGGCACGGGTCTGTTCTACACCAACGCGAACATCCTGCCTGGCATCGTCGACATTCAGAGCGGGACCTACGACGATCCCAATGCCGTTCCGGCGATGATGCACATCCAGACCGCAGAGCGGCTTCGCTGGATGGAGCGCGCGCACGAATTGCCGACCTTCGAGCGTTATCCCCCGCAGACGTAA
- a CDS encoding GMC family oxidoreductase gives MPKRLEGDFDYIVVGAGTAGCIMANRLSADPKNRVLILEAGGNDNWIWFHIPVGYLFAIGNPRSDWMFRTEAEPGLNGRSLAYPRGKVIGGCSAINAMISMRGQSADYDHWRQLGLTGWGYDDVLPLFKRLEDHFLGESEHHGAGGGWRIEAPRLSWDVLDAVGEAAEEMGIRRIADFNTGDNEGVSYFHVNQKRGRRWSSARGFLKPVLNRSNLRLEKHVLVDRLIVEQGRAVGVRFLQGNEVIEARTRGEVVLCAGSIGSTQVLHRSGVGPAEWLSPLGIDVRLDRPGVGRNLQDHLQQRAIYKVEGVRTLNETYWSLVRRGMMGLDYAFRRRGPLTMAPSQLGIFTRSDPHRERANIQFHVQPLSLDKFGDPLHRFPAITVSACNLQPTSRGTVRIRSATPDDKPSIAPNYLSTDDDRQVAADAIRTTRRLMKQKRLERYRPQEYLPGPSVGDDDESLAKAAGDIGTTIFHPVGTAKMGTANDPMAVVDERLRFYGIAGLRVADASVMPTITSGNTNTPTAMIAEKGARMILEDGR, from the coding sequence ATGCCGAAACGGCTTGAAGGCGATTTCGACTATATCGTGGTCGGTGCAGGGACTGCCGGCTGCATCATGGCCAACCGGCTGTCGGCCGATCCGAAAAATCGCGTGCTGATCCTGGAGGCCGGCGGCAACGACAACTGGATCTGGTTTCACATCCCGGTCGGCTATCTCTTCGCGATCGGCAATCCCCGCTCCGACTGGATGTTTCGGACCGAGGCGGAGCCCGGGCTCAACGGCCGGTCGCTCGCCTATCCCCGCGGCAAGGTGATCGGCGGCTGCTCCGCCATCAACGCCATGATCTCGATGCGCGGCCAATCCGCCGATTACGATCACTGGCGGCAGCTCGGCCTGACCGGCTGGGGCTATGACGACGTCCTGCCGCTGTTCAAGCGGCTGGAGGACCATTTCCTCGGGGAAAGCGAACATCACGGCGCCGGCGGAGGCTGGCGCATCGAGGCGCCGCGGCTGTCCTGGGACGTGCTCGACGCGGTCGGCGAAGCCGCCGAGGAAATGGGCATCAGGCGCATTGCCGATTTCAACACCGGCGACAATGAGGGCGTCAGCTATTTCCACGTCAACCAGAAGCGCGGCCGGCGCTGGTCGTCCGCGCGCGGCTTCCTCAAGCCGGTGCTGAACCGCAGCAATCTGCGGCTAGAAAAGCATGTGCTGGTCGACCGTCTGATCGTCGAGCAGGGACGCGCGGTCGGCGTGCGCTTCCTGCAGGGCAATGAGGTGATCGAGGCCCGCACCAGGGGCGAAGTGGTGTTGTGCGCGGGATCGATCGGCTCGACGCAGGTGCTGCATCGCTCCGGCGTCGGCCCCGCCGAGTGGCTGTCGCCGCTCGGCATCGATGTGAGGCTCGACAGACCGGGTGTCGGCCGCAATCTGCAGGACCATCTGCAGCAGCGCGCGATCTACAAGGTTGAGGGCGTGCGCACGCTGAACGAGACCTACTGGTCGCTGGTCCGGCGCGGGATGATGGGGCTCGACTACGCTTTCCGCCGCCGTGGACCGCTGACCATGGCACCCTCGCAGCTCGGCATCTTCACGCGCTCCGATCCGCATCGCGAACGCGCCAACATCCAGTTTCACGTGCAGCCGCTGTCGCTCGACAAGTTCGGCGACCCCCTGCATCGTTTTCCCGCCATCACGGTCAGCGCCTGCAACCTGCAGCCGACCTCGCGCGGCACCGTGCGTATCCGCTCGGCGACGCCGGACGACAAGCCATCGATCGCACCGAATTATCTCTCGACCGACGACGACCGCCAGGTCGCCGCCGACGCCATCCGCACCACGCGGCGGCTGATGAAGCAGAAGCGGCTCGAACGGTATCGACCGCAGGAATACCTGCCGGGCCCGAGCGTCGGCGACGACGATGAATCATTGGCAAAGGCTGCCGGCGATATCGGCACCACGATCTTCCATCCCGTGGGGACTGCGAAGATGGGCACCGCGAACGACCCGATGGCGGTGGTCGACGAAAGGTTGCGGTTCTATGGGATTGCCGGACTTCGCGTGGCCGATGCCTCGGTGATGCCGACGATCACGTCGGGGAATACCAATACGCCGACGGCGATGATTGCGGAGAAGGGCGCGCGGATGATTTTGGAGGATGGGCGCTGA
- a CDS encoding M20 aminoacylase family protein produces MPIVNRVAEFQPDIQAWRRDIHEHPELLYEVHRTAALVADRLREFGCDEVITGIGRTGVVGVIKGNRPAGNGDVKVIGLRADMDALPIEEATNLPYASKTKGKMHACGHDGHTAMLLGAARYLAETRNFAGNAVVIFQPAEEGGAGAVAMIKDGLMDRFGIEQVYGMHNGPGIPVGSFALRPGPIMAGGDAVLIKIEGRGGHAAQPHQSIDSVLVGAQLITALQSIVSRSVDPLESAVISMCEFHAGNARNVIPQTAELKGTVRTLNGEVRDLVERRVREVVAGVAQITGARIDLTYDRGYPVTVNHIRQTDVAMRAAREIAGDANVQEMPPLMAGEDFAFMLEQRPGALIFCGNGDSAGLHHPAYNFNDEAIVFGTSYWIRLVENTLAA; encoded by the coding sequence ATGCCCATCGTCAATCGTGTCGCCGAGTTTCAACCCGACATCCAGGCCTGGCGCCGGGATATTCATGAACACCCGGAATTGCTCTACGAGGTGCACCGCACTGCGGCATTGGTGGCAGACCGGTTGCGGGAATTCGGCTGCGACGAGGTTATTACCGGTATCGGCCGCACCGGCGTCGTCGGCGTCATCAAGGGCAACAGGCCCGCTGGCAATGGTGACGTGAAGGTCATCGGGCTGCGAGCGGACATGGACGCGCTGCCGATCGAGGAGGCGACCAATCTGCCTTACGCGTCCAAAACGAAGGGCAAGATGCACGCCTGCGGCCATGACGGCCACACCGCGATGCTTTTGGGGGCCGCGCGCTATCTCGCCGAGACCCGCAATTTCGCAGGCAATGCGGTCGTGATCTTCCAGCCGGCCGAGGAGGGCGGCGCGGGTGCCGTCGCCATGATCAAGGACGGGCTGATGGACCGCTTCGGTATCGAGCAGGTCTACGGCATGCATAACGGTCCCGGCATTCCGGTCGGCTCGTTCGCGCTGCGGCCCGGCCCGATCATGGCCGGAGGCGATGCCGTCCTCATCAAAATCGAGGGGCGCGGTGGGCACGCCGCGCAGCCGCACCAAAGCATCGATTCCGTCCTTGTCGGCGCGCAGCTGATCACGGCGCTGCAGTCGATCGTGTCGCGTAGCGTCGATCCGCTGGAATCTGCCGTCATTTCGATGTGCGAATTTCACGCCGGCAACGCCCGCAACGTGATTCCGCAAACCGCCGAGTTGAAGGGCACCGTCCGTACCCTGAACGGCGAAGTGCGGGATCTGGTGGAACGGCGGGTCCGCGAGGTCGTCGCCGGCGTGGCGCAGATCACCGGCGCCAGGATCGATCTGACCTACGATCGCGGCTATCCGGTAACGGTCAACCATATCAGGCAGACAGATGTCGCGATGCGGGCAGCCAGAGAAATCGCCGGCGATGCCAATGTGCAGGAGATGCCACCGCTGATGGCCGGCGAAGATTTCGCCTTCATGCTGGAGCAGCGGCCGGGTGCGCTGATCTTCTGCGGCAACGGCGACAGCGCAGGGCTGCATCACCCCGCCTACAATTTCAACGACGAGGCGATCGTGTTCGGCACGTCTTACTGGATCAGGCTGGTCGAGAACACGCTGGCCGCGTGA
- a CDS encoding M20 aminoacylase family protein, translating to MPIVNRVADLQPDIQAWRRDIHENPELLYDVHRTAAFVADRLREFGCDEVATGLGRTGVVGVIKGKQPGKGEIKVIGLRADMDALPIEEATNLPHASKTPGKMHACGHDGHTAMLLGAARYLAETRNFAGNAVVIFQPAEEGGAGAAAMIQDGLMDRFGIEQVYGMHNGPGIPIGSFAIRPGPVMAATDSIDIKIEGLGGHAARPNKCIDSVLVGSQLITALQSIVSRTIDPLESAVISICEFHAGNARNVIPHTAELRGTVRTLTAEVRETVEKRVREVCEGVAKMTGAKIDLIYERGYPVTNNHAEQTEFATQVAREVAGAQNVHDMPPLMGAEDFSYMLEARPGAFIFCGNGDSAGLHHPAYDFNDEAIVYGTSYWIKLVENKLAAA from the coding sequence ATGCCTATCGTCAACCGCGTCGCCGATCTGCAACCCGATATTCAGGCCTGGCGCCGCGATATTCATGAAAACCCCGAATTGCTGTACGACGTCCACCGCACCGCAGCATTCGTGGCGGATCGCCTGCGCGAATTCGGCTGCGACGAGGTGGCTACCGGCCTCGGCCGTACCGGCGTCGTCGGCGTCATCAAGGGCAAGCAGCCCGGCAAGGGCGAGATCAAGGTGATCGGGCTCCGCGCCGACATGGACGCGCTGCCGATCGAGGAGGCGACCAACCTTCCCCATGCCTCCAAAACGCCGGGCAAGATGCACGCCTGCGGCCACGACGGCCACACCGCGATGCTTTTGGGTGCAGCGCGGTACCTTGCCGAGACCCGGAATTTCGCCGGCAACGCGGTCGTGATCTTCCAGCCGGCCGAGGAGGGCGGGGCCGGCGCCGCCGCCATGATCCAGGACGGACTGATGGACCGGTTCGGCATCGAGCAGGTCTATGGCATGCATAACGGACCCGGGATTCCGATCGGCTCCTTCGCCATCCGGCCCGGCCCGGTAATGGCCGCGACCGACTCGATCGACATCAAGATCGAGGGCCTCGGCGGCCATGCCGCGCGCCCGAACAAATGCATCGATTCCGTCCTGGTCGGTTCGCAGCTCATCACCGCGCTGCAGTCGATTGTCTCGCGGACAATCGATCCCCTGGAGTCGGCGGTGATCTCGATCTGCGAGTTCCATGCCGGCAACGCGCGCAACGTCATTCCGCACACCGCCGAACTCCGCGGCACCGTGCGGACACTGACGGCGGAAGTGCGTGAGACGGTCGAGAAGCGGGTCCGCGAGGTGTGCGAGGGCGTGGCCAAAATGACCGGCGCCAAGATCGATCTGATTTACGAGCGTGGCTATCCCGTCACCAACAATCACGCCGAGCAGACCGAGTTCGCGACGCAGGTGGCCAGGGAAGTGGCCGGCGCCCAGAACGTCCATGACATGCCGCCGCTGATGGGCGCGGAAGATTTTTCCTACATGCTGGAAGCGCGTCCCGGCGCGTTCATCTTCTGCGGCAACGGCGACAGCGCGGGTCTCCATCACCCCGCCTATGATTTCAACGACGAGGCGATCGTGTACGGCACCTCGTACTGGATCAAGCTGGTCGAGAACAAGCTCGCGGCGGCGTAG
- the ppk2 gene encoding polyphosphate kinase 2 — MTKKPPDGTIHDRIQAEMLDSFDEELELEIDDDRLDALTNEFADHTEEETIDRRVYFKELFRLQGELVKLQTWVQHHKLKVVVIFEGRDSAGKGGVIKRITQRLNPRVCRVAALPAPNERERTQWYFQRYVSHLPAGGEIVLFDRSWYNRAGVERVMGFCTEDDVEEFFRSVPEFERMLVRSGIILIKYWFSITDEQQYLRFTMRIHDPLKQWKLSPMDVESRSRWEQYTKAKEAMLERTHIPEAPWNIVEADDKKKARLNCIAHLLEQIPYQEIKQERVVLPARVRNPEYSRAPVPAEMYVPERY, encoded by the coding sequence ATGACCAAAAAGCCGCCGGATGGCACCATCCACGACCGCATTCAGGCGGAAATGCTTGATAGTTTCGATGAGGAACTGGAACTTGAAATCGACGACGATCGTCTCGATGCACTGACCAATGAATTTGCCGACCATACGGAAGAAGAAACGATCGATCGGCGCGTCTACTTCAAGGAATTATTCCGTCTGCAGGGCGAACTGGTAAAATTGCAGACCTGGGTGCAGCACCACAAGCTCAAGGTGGTGGTGATTTTCGAGGGGCGCGATTCCGCCGGCAAGGGCGGCGTCATCAAGCGCATCACCCAGAGACTCAATCCGAGGGTCTGCCGCGTCGCGGCGCTTCCGGCGCCGAACGAGCGTGAGCGCACGCAATGGTATTTCCAGCGTTATGTTTCGCATTTGCCGGCCGGCGGTGAGATCGTGCTGTTCGACCGTAGCTGGTATAACCGCGCCGGCGTCGAGCGCGTCATGGGCTTCTGCACCGAAGACGACGTTGAAGAATTCTTCCGGTCGGTGCCGGAATTCGAGCGTATGCTCGTGCGCTCCGGAATCATCCTCATCAAGTACTGGTTCTCCATCACCGACGAACAGCAGTATTTGCGCTTCACGATGCGAATCCACGATCCGCTCAAGCAGTGGAAGCTCAGCCCGATGGATGTGGAATCGCGCAGCCGCTGGGAGCAATACACCAAGGCCAAGGAAGCGATGCTGGAGCGTACCCACATTCCGGAAGCTCCCTGGAACATCGTCGAAGCCGACGACAAGAAGAAGGCAAGGCTGAACTGCATCGCGCATCTGCTCGAACAAATTCCCTACCAGGAAATCAAGCAGGAGCGGGTGGTTCTGCCGGCGCGGGTTCGCAACCCCGAATATAGCCGCGCGCCGGTTCCAGCCGAAATGTACGTACCGGAGCGCTATTGA
- a CDS encoding inorganic phosphate transporter, whose translation MGDATPAQPASRPNLDKGFNPLTLILFCGILAAGLLYVAYSIYVDIDATGMRVTAYLPYILLFVALLIALGFEFVNGFHDTANAVATVIYTHLMPAEFAVMWSGFFNFLGVLLSSGAVAFGIVSLLPVELILQVGSSAGFAMVFALLIAAIVWNLGTWYFGLPASSSHTLIGSIIGVGIANALMHGRDGTSGVDWTKATEIGYALLLSPLFGFCMAAILLLALKFIVRNPALYAAPEDNKPPPMWIRGILIATCTGVSFAHGSNDGQKGMGLIMLILIGTVPTAYALNRALPESQVVQFQKTSEAASKVIAARGAGHSIIGDPRPAVTQYVSARKISEGTYPSLAVLVKDIGDQVQKYGSLNKVPAEAVGNTRNDMYLTSEAIRFLMKDKENDLNKEEVDTLKAYKASLDSATKFIPLWVKIAVAIALGLGTMIGWKRIVITVGEKIGKSHLTYAQGASAELVAASTIGVADVFGLPVSTTHVLSSGVAGTMAANGSGLQMATVRNLLMAWVLTLPAAICLSAGLYVLFSNLF comes from the coding sequence ATCGGCGACGCAACGCCTGCCCAGCCGGCTTCGCGGCCGAACCTCGACAAGGGGTTCAATCCGCTGACCCTGATCCTGTTCTGCGGCATCCTCGCCGCCGGGCTGCTGTACGTTGCCTATAGCATCTACGTCGACATCGACGCGACCGGCATGCGGGTCACGGCCTACCTGCCCTATATCCTGCTGTTCGTCGCCCTCCTGATCGCGCTCGGCTTCGAATTCGTCAATGGCTTCCACGACACCGCCAACGCGGTCGCGACCGTGATCTACACCCACTTGATGCCGGCGGAATTCGCCGTGATGTGGTCAGGCTTCTTCAATTTCCTCGGCGTGCTGCTATCTTCCGGCGCGGTCGCCTTCGGCATCGTCTCGCTGCTGCCGGTGGAGTTGATCCTTCAGGTCGGAAGCAGCGCCGGTTTCGCAATGGTGTTCGCGCTGCTGATTGCCGCGATCGTCTGGAACCTCGGCACCTGGTATTTCGGCCTTCCGGCTTCCTCTTCGCACACGCTGATCGGCTCGATCATCGGCGTCGGCATCGCCAACGCGCTGATGCACGGCCGCGACGGCACTTCGGGTGTCGACTGGACCAAGGCGACCGAGATCGGCTACGCGCTGTTGCTCTCGCCGCTGTTCGGCTTCTGCATGGCGGCGATCCTGCTGCTGGCGCTGAAGTTCATCGTCCGCAATCCCGCGCTCTATGCCGCGCCCGAAGACAACAAGCCGCCGCCGATGTGGATCCGCGGCATCCTGATCGCGACCTGCACCGGCGTCAGCTTCGCGCACGGCTCCAACGATGGCCAGAAGGGCATGGGCCTGATCATGCTGATCCTGATCGGCACGGTGCCGACCGCCTACGCGCTGAACCGCGCGCTGCCGGAATCGCAGGTGGTGCAATTCCAGAAGACCTCGGAGGCCGCCTCCAAGGTAATCGCCGCCAGGGGCGCCGGCCACAGCATCATCGGCGATCCGCGCCCTGCGGTGACGCAATACGTTTCTGCCCGCAAGATCAGCGAAGGCACCTATCCCTCGCTGGCCGTGCTGGTGAAGGACATCGGTGACCAGGTCCAGAAATACGGCTCGCTGAACAAGGTGCCGGCCGAAGCCGTCGGCAACACCCGCAACGACATGTACCTGACGTCGGAGGCGATCCGCTTCCTGATGAAGGACAAGGAAAACGACCTGAACAAGGAAGAGGTCGACACCCTCAAGGCCTACAAGGCCTCGCTCGACTCAGCCACCAAGTTCATCCCGCTCTGGGTCAAAATCGCAGTCGCGATCGCACTCGGGCTGGGCACCATGATCGGCTGGAAGCGCATCGTCATCACCGTCGGCGAGAAGATCGGCAAGTCGCATCTGACCTACGCGCAAGGTGCGTCCGCCGAACTGGTTGCCGCCTCCACGATCGGCGTCGCCGACGTGTTCGGCCTGCCGGTTTCCACCACCCACGTGCTGTCATCCGGCGTCGCCGGCACGATGGCGGCCAACGGTTCGGGCCTGCAGATGGCGACTGTGCGCAATCTCTTGATGGCATGGGTGCTGACGCTGCCGGCCGCGATCTGCCTGTCGGCAGGCCTCTACGTGCTGTTCTCGAATCTGTTCTGA
- a CDS encoding VOC family protein, which translates to MKVTQHLWFAKDMEAAIGFYTSLIRGSSVQWVSALPAESPSGPAGSVKIAGFTLGDQRYMAIEAGPLDPFNHSFSIMVECDTQAEIDRLWDALKEGGKIEQCGWLQDRWGLSWQIAPRRLGELMSDPDPAKARRVAEAMLKMVKFDIAELEAAARG; encoded by the coding sequence ATGAAGGTCACACAACATCTCTGGTTCGCGAAGGACATGGAGGCCGCGATCGGCTTCTACACCTCGCTCATCCGCGGTTCGTCGGTGCAGTGGGTTTCGGCCCTGCCGGCCGAGAGCCCGAGCGGTCCCGCCGGCAGCGTCAAGATCGCGGGCTTCACCCTGGGAGACCAGCGCTACATGGCGATCGAGGCGGGCCCGCTCGATCCGTTCAACCACAGCTTCTCGATCATGGTGGAATGCGACACGCAGGCCGAGATCGACCGCTTGTGGGACGCCCTGAAAGAGGGCGGCAAGATCGAGCAATGCGGCTGGCTGCAGGACCGCTGGGGCCTCTCCTGGCAGATTGCACCCAGACGGCTCGGCGAGTTGATGAGCGATCCCGACCCTGCAAAAGCCAGGCGCGTTGCGGAGGCAATGCTGAAGATGGTCAAGTTCGATATCGCAGAACTGGAGGCCGCGGCGAGGGGCTAG
- a CDS encoding UdgX family uracil-DNA binding protein (This protein belongs to the uracil DNA glycosylase superfamily, members of which act in excision repair of DNA. However, it belongs more specifically to UdgX branch, whose founding member was found to bind uracil in DNA (where it does not belong), without cleaving it, appears to promote DNA repair by a pathway involving RecA, rather than base excision.), translating into MHHITLDSETDFDGWRKAARALALNDVNPSDVTWRVAGDAPELFEPSAPPLAPPQGTTFNVPAKFVELAETAILHRNPERFALLYRLLWRLRSNHDLLELATDPDVADVTAMAKAVRRDEHKMHAFVRFREIGREQKSHFVAWFEPEHHIVELAAPFFARRFADMPWSILTPDVCAHWDGHAVSFTPGVTKSEAPTADRLEETWRSYYASIFNPARLKVQAMQKEMPRKYWRNLPEASLIKPLIEGAGRAASAMIANAATEPHKPQKRMEPSKASDKADDMPRKHADDIETLREEAADCRACPLYKNATQTVFGEGAQTARIMLVGEQPGDKEDLAGKPFVGPAGQMLDRALDEAGIDRRKVYVTNAVKHFKFVPRGKIRLHQKPSTPEIKACRQWYERELAAIEPELVVAMGATAAQSVFGKITPINKNRGRPIDLDDGTRVLVTVHPSYLLRLPDADAKAREYRRFVQDLKIAATVLRKSAHAA; encoded by the coding sequence ATGCACCACATCACCCTCGACAGCGAAACCGATTTCGATGGCTGGCGCAAAGCCGCGCGTGCGCTGGCGCTAAACGATGTGAACCCCTCCGACGTGACGTGGCGTGTCGCCGGCGATGCGCCCGAATTGTTTGAGCCGTCTGCGCCGCCGCTCGCCCCCCCACAGGGCACCACCTTCAACGTCCCCGCCAAATTCGTCGAGCTGGCTGAAACTGCGATCCTGCACCGCAACCCGGAACGGTTCGCCCTGCTCTATCGCCTGCTGTGGCGGCTGCGAAGTAATCACGATCTGCTCGAACTCGCAACCGATCCCGATGTGGCCGACGTCACCGCGATGGCAAAAGCCGTGCGCCGCGATGAGCACAAGATGCATGCCTTTGTCCGCTTCCGCGAAATCGGCCGCGAGCAGAAATCGCATTTCGTTGCCTGGTTCGAACCGGAGCACCACATCGTCGAACTGGCCGCGCCATTCTTTGCGCGCCGCTTTGCCGACATGCCATGGTCGATCCTCACCCCCGACGTCTGTGCGCATTGGGACGGCCACGCCGTCTCGTTCACGCCAGGCGTCACCAAGAGCGAAGCGCCGACCGCCGATCGGCTGGAGGAAACCTGGCGCAGTTACTACGCCAGCATCTTCAATCCCGCCCGGCTGAAAGTGCAGGCGATGCAGAAGGAGATGCCCCGGAAATACTGGCGGAACCTGCCGGAGGCTTCATTGATTAAACCCCTGATCGAAGGTGCCGGACGCGCCGCCAGCGCGATGATCGCAAACGCGGCGACCGAACCGCACAAGCCGCAGAAACGGATGGAACCATCCAAGGCAAGCGACAAGGCAGACGACATGCCCCGCAAACATGCCGACGATATCGAGACCCTGCGCGAGGAAGCCGCCGATTGCCGCGCCTGCCCCCTCTACAAGAACGCGACCCAGACCGTGTTCGGCGAAGGGGCGCAAACGGCGCGGATCATGCTGGTCGGCGAGCAGCCCGGCGACAAGGAAGATCTCGCCGGCAAACCGTTCGTCGGGCCCGCGGGCCAAATGCTCGACCGCGCACTGGACGAGGCCGGCATCGACCGCCGCAAGGTCTACGTCACCAATGCGGTCAAACATTTCAAGTTTGTGCCGCGCGGAAAAATCCGCCTGCACCAGAAGCCGAGCACGCCGGAGATCAAGGCCTGCCGGCAGTGGTACGAACGCGAGCTCGCCGCGATCGAACCCGAACTGGTGGTGGCGATGGGCGCCACCGCGGCGCAAAGCGTGTTCGGCAAGATCACCCCGATCAACAAGAACCGCGGCCGCCCGATCGATCTCGACGACGGCACCAGGGTCTTGGTGACAGTGCACCCGTCCTATCTGCTGCGCTTGCCGGACGCCGACGCCAAGGCGCGCGAATACCGGCGTTTCGTTCAGGACCTCAAAATAGCCGCTACCGTGCTGCGAAAATCAGCACATGCGGCCTGA
- a CDS encoding integrase core domain-containing protein, which translates to MRDNSYDRTIERNYLQKWRFLIPEYEAVKAGRSPLFKRVGDFYRHHGTCSQTFRKYYNRYLQSGEEADLLPRRRGPKWRERREPEGIEAEIVAHRRRGMNRYEIHAVLREKRDTVPSPVTIYRVLRRYQLNRRTVAMREEKRRIIKDKLGELGHVDLHQLPRDMFLAPPPVTAYIISLIDSCSRLAWAEVLTSKKALPVMFKTLKMINTLNVTYGLVFQEILSDNGAEFAARTKPDEHPFEAMLLELGIKHRYSRPYRPQTNGKVERFWRTLDEDVIEGATFDNLDHFANELFEYLIYYNNHRPHQALAGQTPKAFAATKTTAIQSAN; encoded by the coding sequence ATGCGCGACAATAGCTACGACCGGACGATTGAACGCAACTATCTGCAGAAGTGGCGGTTTCTGATCCCGGAATATGAGGCGGTGAAGGCTGGTCGATCCCCGCTGTTCAAGCGGGTCGGCGACTTCTACCGCCATCACGGGACCTGCTCGCAGACCTTCCGCAAGTATTACAATCGCTATCTGCAGAGCGGTGAGGAAGCGGACCTGCTGCCGCGCCGGCGCGGGCCCAAATGGCGGGAACGGCGCGAGCCGGAAGGGATCGAGGCGGAGATCGTCGCCCACCGCAGGCGGGGGATGAACCGCTACGAGATTCATGCCGTCTTGCGTGAGAAGCGCGACACGGTACCTTCGCCCGTAACGATCTACCGGGTGCTGAGACGCTACCAGCTGAACCGCCGCACGGTGGCGATGCGTGAGGAGAAACGTCGCATTATCAAGGACAAGCTCGGGGAGCTGGGCCACGTCGATCTGCATCAATTGCCGCGCGATATGTTCCTCGCGCCACCCCCGGTCACGGCCTACATCATCAGCCTGATCGACAGCTGCTCGCGGCTGGCCTGGGCCGAGGTCCTGACGTCCAAGAAGGCGCTGCCGGTCATGTTCAAGACCCTGAAGATGATCAACACCCTCAACGTCACCTATGGGCTCGTCTTCCAGGAAATCCTGTCCGACAACGGCGCCGAGTTCGCCGCCCGCACCAAGCCGGACGAGCATCCGTTCGAGGCCATGCTGCTCGAGCTTGGCATCAAACACCGCTACTCCAGGCCCTATCGACCGCAGACCAATGGCAAGGTCGAACGCTTCTGGCGCACCCTCGACGAGGACGTTATCGAGGGCGCCACCTTCGACAATCTCGATCACTTTGCCAACGAACTGTTCGAGTACCTAATCTACTACAACAACCACAGGCCCCATCAGGCCTTGGCGGGGCAAACTCCCAAGGCCTTCGCCGCTACCAAGACCACTGCGATCCAATCAGCGAATTAG